From Watersipora subatra chromosome 2, tzWatSuba1.1, whole genome shotgun sequence, one genomic window encodes:
- the LOC137388445 gene encoding cornifin alpha-like has protein sequence MVAQTRKAGKKATIVSRHMGALVKPFELLLGAGKANESCDGKFSESCDGKVSESCDGKVSESCDEKASGSCDEKASGSCDGKASESCDGKAMSHVMATLSESCDGKTSGSCDGKASESCNGKASESCDGNAQ, from the exons ATGGTGGCCCAAACTAGAAAAGCTGGTAAAAAGGCAACGATAGTTTCTAGGCACATGGGAGCTTTAGTAAAGCCTTTTGAACTTTTGCTTGGTGCTG GGAAGGCGAATGAGTCATGTGACGGCAAGTTTAGTGAGTCATGTGATGGCAAAGTTAGTGAGTCATGTGACGGCAAGGTTAGTGAGTCATGTGATGAGAAGGCTAGTGGGTCATGTGATGAGAAGGCTAGTGGGTCATGTGATGGCAAGGCCAGTGAGTCATGTGATGGCAAGGCTA TGAGTCATGTGATGGCAACGCTCAGTGAGTCATGTGATGGCAAGACTAGTGGGTCATGTGATGGCAAAGCTAGTGAGTCATGTAACGGCAAGGCTAGTGAGTCGTGTGATGGCAACGCTCAGTGA
- the LOC137388446 gene encoding uncharacterized protein, with translation MSAKLSAADRKAVTMSGYKDRHQAFMGMVARQRELEDSETQNVHSVMYNQRRVSSPSLSRRGKSFHQMNRSKTFMAPHNSHEGHTVVSMPLDIALYHAPTNDPFVPNNSYKQHVIRNSGHLRSRQLPLIEDDTYDGMLPVHRLYRSAGGYDDSVKAANHIKQYRPDVKDISEYKVRQGRNGGAWRHVKEVMQGKGQRIMFVDGITSIDDLARVKTDLMYGRPGVARPSPNQIQDNYTRYVTSQESKAMEGVNWNVMR, from the exons ATGTCAGCGAAGTTGTCTGCCGCCGACCGAAAAGCTGTAACAATGAGTGGATACAAAGACAGACACCAGGCCTTTATGGGAATGGTTGCTAGGCAGAGGGAGCTCGAGGATAGCGAAACTCAGAATGTACATAGTGTTATGTATAATCAGCGGCGCGTCTCCTCACCGTCCCTATCTAGACGTGGAAAG AGTTTCCATCAGATGAATCGTAGTAAAACATTTATGGCTCCCCACAATAGTCACGAAGGACACACAGTTGTCAGCATGCCCCTTGACATAGCCCTATATCATGCTCCTACTAACGATCCTTTTGTCCCTAACAACAGCTATAAGCAGCATGTCATCCGAAACAGCGGTCATTTgaggagcagacaacttcctCTTATAGAAGATGAT ACATATGACGGAATGCTTCCAGTTCACCGTCTGTACAGAAGCGCTGGAGGATACGATGACTCAGTTAAAGCTGCTAACCATATTAAGCAATACAGGCCAGATGTCAAGGACATATCAGAGTACAA AGTTCGACAAGGAAGAAATGGTGGGGCATGGAGGCATGTAAAGGAAGTTATGCAAGGGAAAGGACAGAGAATCATGTTTGTAGATGGCATAACAAGTATAGATGACCTAGCTCGTGTTAAGACTGACCTCATGTATGGTAGACCTGGAGTTGCTCGCCCTTCACCAAATCAGATTCAGGATA ATTACACGAGATATGTCACCTCACAAGAAAGCAAAGCTATGGAAGGAGTCAACTGGAATGTGATGAGATga